The Sedimentibacter sp. zth1 DNA segment AACTGACACTGTCCCCACTGGGGACAGATAAAAATTTATTTTTTTAGATTAGGATTATCTGGTTTATCAGAACGACCAGTTAGATAATCTAAAGATACATTAAAGTAGTCGGCTATTGAAATAAGTACATCAACTGAAGGTGTTGAAAGTAATTTTTCGTATTGACTAATGGCTTGCTTTGATACACCTACACTATTTGCTAAATCTTTAGCTAAAACATTATTGTCAGTTCTTAGTTTTATTAATTTACTTGAAAAAATATTTCTATTAAACAAAAATAGCCCCCTTGACAATCAAGTGAGAATTGACTATAATAAACATAGGTCA contains these protein-coding regions:
- a CDS encoding helix-turn-helix domain-containing protein; translated protein: MFNRNIFSSKLIKLRTDNNVLAKDLANSVGVSKQAISQYEKLLSTPSVDVLISIADYFNVSLDYLTGRSDKPDNPNLKK